The following are encoded in a window of Novosphingobium sp. THN1 genomic DNA:
- a CDS encoding acetyl-CoA carboxylase biotin carboxyl carrier protein subunit: MTDDIPLTHEDIAEIAAILEKSGYRELDLSTRRFRLRVAKGADAQGGVIQEWQWAGSAPEVSAEASATAVDPNAICSPLPGTFYHAPQPGAPPFVQPGDEVGPETVIGIVETMKLMNPVHAGRSGIIAEILAANGTLVAKGEALVRLT; the protein is encoded by the coding sequence ATGACCGACGACATTCCCCTGACTCACGAAGACATCGCCGAGATCGCCGCGATCCTGGAGAAGTCCGGCTACCGCGAACTCGATCTTTCGACGCGCCGTTTTCGCCTGCGCGTGGCCAAGGGCGCCGACGCACAGGGTGGTGTGATACAGGAATGGCAATGGGCTGGATCGGCGCCGGAAGTCTCAGCCGAGGCAAGCGCGACAGCGGTTGACCCCAACGCAATCTGCTCGCCCCTGCCCGGCACATTCTATCACGCCCCCCAACCCGGCGCGCCGCCCTTCGTCCAACCGGGAGATGAAGTCGGCCCGGAGACGGTAATCGGCATCGTCGAGACGATGAAGCTGATGAACCCGGTGCACGCCGGCCGCAGCGGCATCATCGCCGAGATCCTTGCTGCGAATGGGACCTTGGTCGCCAAGGGCGAAGCCTTGGTGCGGCTGACCTGA
- a CDS encoding DMT family transporter, with protein sequence MPKPMSTARDRPMLALGLRLVATVLFSVMLLLVKLTGERNIALPETLFFRQALPALSIFGWLAARGQIGRLRTQRPWIHARRALIGGTGMFLTLGVVRLLPLAEATILGFTTPIFAVILSALFLKEKVGPWRWTAVIMGLIGVVVIAGPDTTSLPPFGVAVGIGAAFMVALVTIQVRDLGRTEEPITVVFYFSAFSAPVLALGLIGQDLGHDAIGWAMLAGIGISGLFAQIAMTASLRFGSVSSVIVVDYIQLAWATFWGWLIFNHLPPATTWLGAPIIIGASLLIAWREHLLARARERAPLAA encoded by the coding sequence ATGCCCAAGCCGATGTCCACCGCGCGTGACCGCCCCATGTTGGCCCTCGGCCTGAGGCTGGTTGCGACGGTCCTGTTCTCGGTCATGCTGCTGCTGGTCAAACTCACTGGCGAGCGAAACATCGCGCTGCCCGAAACGCTGTTCTTCCGGCAGGCCCTGCCGGCGCTGTCCATCTTCGGGTGGCTGGCGGCGCGCGGGCAGATCGGGCGGTTACGGACGCAGCGGCCGTGGATTCACGCCCGGCGCGCACTTATCGGCGGCACCGGCATGTTCCTGACGCTGGGCGTGGTCCGGCTGCTGCCCCTGGCCGAAGCGACCATACTGGGCTTCACGACGCCGATCTTCGCCGTGATCCTTTCTGCGTTGTTCCTCAAGGAAAAGGTCGGTCCGTGGCGCTGGACCGCGGTCATCATGGGCCTGATCGGGGTAGTTGTCATTGCCGGGCCTGACACCACCAGCCTTCCGCCGTTCGGCGTTGCAGTTGGCATCGGCGCCGCCTTCATGGTTGCGCTGGTGACGATCCAGGTTCGCGACCTTGGCCGCACCGAGGAGCCGATCACGGTCGTGTTCTACTTCTCGGCGTTCAGCGCCCCGGTCCTCGCGCTGGGGCTGATCGGGCAGGATCTTGGCCATGACGCCATCGGATGGGCGATGCTGGCCGGGATCGGCATCTCCGGGTTGTTTGCGCAGATTGCGATGACCGCATCACTCCGCTTCGGCTCGGTATCGAGCGTCATCGTGGTCGACTATATCCAGCTGGCCTGGGCGACATTCTGGGGTTGGCTGATCTTCAATCACCTTCCGCCAGCAACAACCTGGCTGGGCGCGCCAATCATCATCGGGGCGAGCCTGCTGATTGCCTGGCGCGAGCATTTGCTGGCGCGCGCCCGGGAACGTGCCCCTTTGGCTGCGTAA
- a CDS encoding HAD-IIA family hydrolase, which produces MTLTSDFKARLRDAAGFIFDMDGTIALGDSKSGGHRALPHAIEVLGTLKDSGKPFVVFTNGTAKPPVAYANSLRNAGFPVDDDQMLTPSSSAAVWLAKSGIEKVRVLGNPGCAAPLIDAGLNVVGPAEEADGVEAVYTGWFREFDFTSLEAACHSLWHGARLVTASNVPFFATENGRAIGASFPINAMLTAMTRKRPRILGKPSKVAFETALTIMGLPRSASQHVVVVGDDPALEMRMANAVGAHSIGLATGIMGGDVALPEKDRPTVLLNDLKPLLDVL; this is translated from the coding sequence TTGACCCTTACTTCAGATTTCAAGGCTCGCCTGCGGGATGCAGCGGGCTTCATCTTCGACATGGACGGCACAATTGCACTGGGAGACTCCAAGAGCGGCGGTCACCGCGCCCTTCCCCATGCAATCGAAGTGCTGGGCACACTGAAAGATAGCGGGAAGCCGTTCGTCGTCTTCACCAACGGGACCGCCAAGCCGCCGGTGGCCTATGCAAATTCGCTGCGCAACGCGGGCTTCCCGGTGGACGATGACCAGATGCTGACACCATCGTCGTCGGCAGCGGTCTGGTTGGCGAAAAGCGGGATCGAGAAGGTTCGTGTTCTCGGTAATCCCGGGTGTGCAGCACCGCTGATCGATGCCGGGCTGAACGTGGTCGGCCCGGCAGAAGAGGCCGACGGGGTCGAGGCGGTCTATACCGGCTGGTTCCGGGAGTTCGACTTCACTTCGCTTGAGGCGGCCTGCCATTCGCTTTGGCACGGAGCGCGTCTGGTTACCGCCAGCAACGTCCCGTTTTTCGCGACCGAGAATGGCCGCGCGATCGGTGCAAGCTTCCCGATCAACGCCATGCTGACCGCGATGACCCGCAAGCGCCCGCGCATCCTGGGCAAGCCTTCGAAGGTCGCTTTCGAGACGGCACTGACCATCATGGGCTTGCCTCGCAGCGCTTCGCAACACGTCGTCGTCGTCGGAGATGATCCGGCGCTCGAGATGCGCATGGCCAACGCCGTAGGTGCGCATTCCATTGGCTTGGCGACCGGCATCATGGGCGGCGATGTGGCCCTGCCCGAGAAGGATCGCCCAACAGTGCTGCTGAATGACCTCAAGCCTCTGCTCGACGTGCTCTAG
- a CDS encoding DUF354 domain-containing protein: protein MKVLFDIVHPADVLFFYHPLRKLQALGWDVLVLAREKDVACTLLDSFGIPFKSVSVAGAGKIGLARELLTRDIRVGIEALRFRPDVMIGFGGVAISHVGAVTRIPSLSFYDTDTAKLQTRLTWPFISHLFVPEAYQGDTPAGRTSRFPGIKEMSYFHPDNFRADKANAINAGLDPSARNFLVRTVSWRANHDIGKTGWSDDQLRMLVNRLSQIGKVHISTERALPSDLSASLYQGPANAIHDLMAHCDLYVGESATMALEAAVLGTPAIYDGADHPGTVRELQSAGVLAALHQEGSARLMAKVEHMLEPQSRSAFDAAREAYLHRCSNLADYIVDAVVRFARR, encoded by the coding sequence ATGAAAGTCTTGTTTGATATCGTCCACCCGGCGGATGTCCTATTCTTCTACCATCCCTTGCGGAAACTTCAGGCTCTCGGCTGGGATGTGCTCGTGCTGGCGCGCGAAAAGGATGTGGCATGCACGTTGCTCGATTCATTTGGCATACCGTTCAAGTCGGTGTCGGTCGCCGGCGCGGGAAAGATCGGCTTGGCGCGTGAATTGTTGACCAGGGACATCCGGGTGGGGATCGAGGCGCTTCGGTTCAGGCCCGATGTCATGATCGGGTTTGGCGGTGTCGCGATTTCGCATGTTGGCGCAGTCACGCGGATTCCATCCTTGAGCTTCTACGACACGGACACCGCCAAGCTGCAGACGCGGCTGACATGGCCTTTCATCAGCCATTTGTTCGTGCCCGAAGCTTATCAGGGAGATACTCCGGCCGGCCGGACGTCACGGTTCCCCGGGATCAAGGAAATGTCGTATTTCCATCCCGATAATTTTCGTGCCGACAAGGCCAATGCCATTAATGCCGGCCTCGATCCTTCGGCTCGCAACTTCCTGGTCCGCACGGTTAGCTGGCGCGCCAATCATGACATTGGCAAGACCGGCTGGAGCGATGATCAACTCCGCATGCTCGTCAACCGGCTAAGCCAGATCGGCAAAGTCCACATCTCGACGGAACGCGCGCTGCCTTCCGATCTGTCCGCCAGTCTCTACCAAGGTCCGGCGAACGCTATCCATGATCTGATGGCGCACTGCGATCTCTATGTCGGCGAGAGCGCTACGATGGCACTTGAAGCTGCCGTTTTAGGCACTCCTGCGATCTATGACGGTGCCGACCACCCGGGCACGGTGCGTGAGCTGCAGTCGGCCGGGGTGCTCGCTGCCTTGCACCAGGAGGGGAGCGCCCGACTGATGGCAAAGGTGGAACATATGCTTGAGCCGCAATCCCGGTCAGCGTTCGACGCAGCACGCGAGGCGTACTTGCATCGTTGCTCGAACCTTGCGGATTACATCGTGGATGCCGTCGTCCGTTTCGCGCGCAGATAG
- a CDS encoding glycosyltransferase family 39 protein, with amino-acid sequence MLVAQFAVLFFKGINWDEFFHLHHVYEFSHGSPNRTLQTAYLRLVAWAEWLPLSSADRVVGARIVMAMCNLVTCASIFVLARRFVTPRAALLSVLVYASGGYVFTQATALRADPPATAAIMLASVLLSRQSEARLAKLIAAGVLIGVATAFTIKTVLLAPAVIALLWFGQADRGNLGHFVQSAAHVGAGAAFGFAFTIGLHSLFLLESPVASSARTVKSAGAFVFSVGLFPQARYLMLQALFAPQLVAGGILFQRATKAIALDRAERLTLGALCLPLLCLAVYSNSYPYFFVMLFAPLAVAIAPVMEWLCRIRRDAIVLICSGASVAVMLLREDFSVLPRQRTVSSMIESVLPPNAAYLDFCGMVSNRERALPILVSNWGLKAYKEGNYPSLSEKMATSDLAIVLANNSVLASALAPEMPASAESLPQSDVALLRANFVPLWQNLVWVAGKRLASRSAATQMHFPTPGHYRVNGESVVFDGKVFHNGDRLVVSRGVHTVGVPSDGEVILRLDVTAPRASISPGALFTDY; translated from the coding sequence GTGCTGGTCGCGCAGTTCGCCGTGCTCTTCTTCAAGGGCATCAACTGGGACGAGTTCTTCCATCTCCACCACGTGTATGAGTTCAGCCACGGCAGTCCAAACCGGACGCTCCAGACCGCCTATTTGCGGCTTGTAGCCTGGGCAGAGTGGCTGCCGCTCAGCTCCGCCGATCGAGTGGTAGGCGCTCGGATCGTCATGGCCATGTGCAACCTTGTCACTTGCGCATCGATCTTCGTTCTTGCGCGACGCTTTGTTACGCCTCGAGCCGCTCTGTTATCCGTGCTGGTATATGCTTCAGGCGGCTATGTCTTCACCCAGGCGACCGCGCTCAGGGCAGACCCGCCCGCGACGGCCGCGATCATGCTGGCTAGCGTGCTTCTGTCACGTCAAAGCGAGGCTCGCCTTGCAAAGCTGATTGCAGCAGGCGTGCTGATCGGCGTTGCCACGGCATTCACGATCAAGACTGTGCTCCTGGCGCCGGCAGTCATTGCACTGCTCTGGTTTGGCCAGGCTGATCGCGGAAATCTTGGACACTTTGTGCAGTCCGCAGCGCATGTCGGCGCAGGAGCGGCGTTTGGATTTGCCTTTACGATAGGTTTGCACAGTCTGTTCCTGCTCGAATCCCCTGTCGCGTCGAGCGCACGTACAGTGAAGTCTGCTGGTGCCTTTGTATTCAGCGTCGGCCTGTTCCCACAGGCAAGATACCTGATGCTTCAGGCACTATTTGCGCCGCAACTGGTGGCTGGAGGAATCCTGTTCCAGCGGGCCACGAAAGCAATCGCTCTTGATCGAGCGGAGCGCCTGACGCTGGGCGCGCTGTGCCTGCCACTTCTGTGTCTGGCAGTCTACAGCAACAGCTACCCCTATTTCTTCGTGATGCTGTTTGCGCCGCTCGCAGTGGCGATTGCACCGGTCATGGAATGGCTTTGTCGCATCAGGCGAGACGCGATCGTGTTGATCTGCAGCGGCGCGTCAGTGGCAGTGATGCTGCTGCGTGAGGACTTCAGTGTGTTGCCGCGCCAGCGCACGGTCTCAAGCATGATAGAAAGCGTCCTCCCACCCAACGCCGCCTATCTGGATTTTTGCGGGATGGTTTCCAACCGCGAGCGCGCCTTGCCGATCCTCGTATCGAATTGGGGACTCAAGGCCTACAAGGAAGGAAACTATCCATCCTTGTCCGAGAAGATGGCGACGTCCGATCTTGCCATTGTGCTGGCAAACAACTCTGTACTCGCTTCGGCTCTTGCGCCCGAAATGCCCGCTTCGGCAGAAAGCCTGCCGCAGAGCGACGTTGCGCTGTTGCGCGCGAATTTCGTGCCTCTGTGGCAAAATCTGGTCTGGGTGGCTGGCAAGCGGCTCGCGTCTCGATCTGCCGCTACCCAAATGCATTTCCCGACGCCGGGACACTACAGGGTGAATGGCGAGAGCGTCGTGTTCGATGGCAAGGTTTTTCACAATGGCGACCGCCTTGTGGTCTCCCGAGGCGTTCACACAGTCGGTGTGCCATCGGACGGGGAGGTGATACTGAGGCTGGATGTTACTGCGCCCCGCGCCTCGATCTCACCAGGCGCCCTGTTTACGGACTACTAG
- a CDS encoding DMT family transporter — protein sequence MQDSHRSGLLFALGGFALLSLGDVLVKSMAGAWPGTAIGALRYVFGALGLGVILLVQEGPKGFAFPRLRWQILRGLSVAVSAMSFFSAVHLMPIGEATAISFTSPMITALLSAILLGEPMRKETWIATGVAFTGVLVILRPNLSLLGPVALLPVVAASGMALLMVANRKVAGTGSLLSMQFNVALIGAGFLCLGTWAGHQSGIHFFQIPALPTSVLIKCAVIAVSASCAHALIYVATTRAGPASIAPMTYVQLLLAGAFGWVLFGERPDFVAAFGALVIVGAGCTCGALASRLQNRP from the coding sequence TTGCAGGATAGTCACAGGTCCGGACTGCTATTTGCCCTGGGCGGTTTCGCTCTGCTTTCGCTGGGTGATGTGCTGGTAAAGAGTATGGCCGGGGCGTGGCCGGGGACCGCTATTGGCGCGCTGCGCTATGTCTTCGGAGCACTGGGGCTTGGCGTTATCCTCCTCGTTCAAGAGGGGCCGAAGGGTTTTGCCTTCCCGCGACTGCGCTGGCAGATCCTGCGTGGCTTGAGCGTGGCGGTATCGGCCATGAGCTTCTTCAGCGCAGTCCACCTGATGCCCATCGGTGAGGCGACCGCGATCTCGTTTACCAGCCCGATGATCACGGCCCTCCTCTCGGCAATCCTGTTGGGCGAGCCAATGCGCAAGGAAACGTGGATCGCAACGGGGGTAGCGTTCACGGGCGTGTTGGTAATCCTGCGCCCCAACCTTTCGCTGCTGGGACCGGTAGCATTGCTGCCGGTCGTCGCAGCCAGCGGCATGGCCCTGCTCATGGTTGCAAACCGCAAGGTTGCCGGCACCGGCAGTTTGCTGTCGATGCAGTTCAACGTGGCCCTGATCGGCGCGGGTTTCCTGTGCCTTGGCACGTGGGCGGGCCACCAAAGCGGCATCCACTTCTTCCAGATACCGGCGCTGCCAACGTCCGTCCTCATCAAGTGCGCGGTAATCGCGGTTTCGGCGAGTTGCGCGCACGCCCTGATTTACGTTGCGACCACGCGGGCCGGGCCTGCATCGATCGCACCGATGACTTACGTGCAGCTTCTGCTTGCCGGCGCGTTCGGCTGGGTACTGTTCGGCGAACGCCCTGATTTCGTGGCAGCATTCGGAGCGTTGGTCATCGTCGGCGCGGGCTGTACCTGTGGCGCGCTGGCAAGCCGCCTTCAGAACCGGCCATGA
- a CDS encoding biotin carboxyl carrier protein, with product MTEIRLVDVTMRDGNQSLWGATGLNTAHMLQAAALTEACGFRAIDFTSSSHMAVAVRYFQNNPWERLRRMSAAMPTTPLQFITTGLRFIAWQQADPEFMRLVYRALQANGVGRFVLLDPMHEVPAVIEAAKLVKEEGNAEVMAALTFTLSEIHTDQFYADFARAVGQSPNIDLFYIKDPAGLLSMDRARTLVPAVKAAIGNRPLEIHAHTTVGQGMLASLEATKLGISAIHVGVGPGGDGSSLPEANRMVANLEEAGFSVGIDKAALKRLTSYWQSVALAEGLPPGTPQNFDASFLRHQIAGGVMTTIARQLEELGLSDRMNAVIEETGQVRADLGFPIMVTPFPQMVMTQALFNVIGERRYAQVSDQVIRYCMGKFGKPTSPVDREVLATIMDRPRARELEKEPTFPALGDLRRQFGYHMPDEEFLLRAVMPAEQVDAMLAAGRSRATYSPKAAPIISLLRKLAAKPDARDIVIERGSFRLALHAGAAL from the coding sequence ATGACCGAGATCCGTCTCGTCGACGTCACCATGCGCGACGGCAACCAGAGCCTGTGGGGCGCGACCGGCCTCAATACCGCGCACATGCTGCAAGCTGCCGCGCTGACCGAAGCCTGCGGGTTCAGGGCCATTGATTTCACGTCGTCGAGCCACATGGCCGTGGCCGTGCGTTACTTCCAGAACAATCCCTGGGAACGCCTCCGCCGCATGTCGGCGGCCATGCCGACAACGCCGCTTCAGTTCATCACCACCGGCTTGCGCTTCATCGCCTGGCAGCAGGCCGATCCCGAGTTCATGCGTCTGGTCTACCGCGCCTTGCAGGCCAACGGCGTGGGGCGTTTTGTCCTGCTCGACCCGATGCACGAGGTGCCCGCGGTGATCGAGGCGGCGAAGCTGGTGAAGGAAGAGGGCAACGCCGAAGTGATGGCGGCGCTGACCTTCACGCTTTCCGAGATCCACACCGACCAGTTCTATGCCGATTTCGCGCGTGCCGTCGGGCAGAGCCCGAACATCGACCTATTCTATATCAAGGACCCGGCGGGCCTGCTCTCGATGGATCGCGCTCGCACGCTGGTCCCGGCGGTGAAGGCCGCGATCGGCAACCGCCCGCTCGAGATCCATGCCCATACCACTGTTGGCCAAGGCATGTTGGCGAGCCTTGAGGCGACAAAACTCGGCATTTCCGCGATCCATGTTGGCGTCGGCCCAGGTGGCGACGGCTCTTCTCTGCCGGAAGCCAATCGCATGGTTGCCAATCTCGAAGAGGCCGGTTTCTCGGTTGGCATCGACAAGGCTGCGCTCAAGCGCCTGACGTCCTACTGGCAGAGCGTCGCGCTGGCTGAGGGGCTTCCGCCGGGCACGCCGCAGAACTTCGACGCCAGCTTCCTGCGTCACCAGATCGCCGGTGGCGTGATGACCACGATCGCGCGCCAGCTCGAAGAGCTTGGCCTGTCGGACCGGATGAACGCGGTGATCGAAGAGACCGGGCAAGTCCGCGCCGACCTCGGCTTTCCGATCATGGTCACGCCTTTCCCGCAGATGGTCATGACCCAGGCCCTGTTCAACGTGATCGGCGAGCGGCGCTATGCGCAGGTATCGGATCAGGTCATCCGCTATTGCATGGGCAAGTTCGGCAAGCCCACTTCACCGGTCGACCGGGAAGTGCTCGCCACCATCATGGATCGCCCTCGTGCGCGTGAACTGGAGAAGGAACCAACCTTCCCTGCACTCGGCGATCTGCGCCGCCAGTTTGGCTACCACATGCCCGACGAGGAGTTCCTCCTTCGTGCAGTCATGCCCGCCGAACAGGTTGACGCCATGCTCGCGGCAGGTCGCTCCCGCGCGACCTATTCTCCCAAAGCCGCGCCAATCATTTCACTGCTGCGCAAGCTGGCGGCGAAGCCAGACGCACGTGACATCGTGATCGAACGCGGATCTTTCCGCCTTGCCCTCCATGCCGGAGCAGCGCTTTGA
- a CDS encoding HNH endonuclease: MDGPSRPCWLCGRRLGKRVEFHHPVPKSRGGRLTEAVHPICHRTLHATFSNSELGRIGADREALTANPDIARFLVWVANKDPDFHAPTAARKR, from the coding sequence ATGGATGGGCCTTCCAGGCCCTGCTGGCTTTGCGGGCGGCGCTTGGGGAAGCGCGTGGAGTTCCATCATCCCGTTCCCAAGAGCCGGGGCGGTCGGCTGACCGAAGCAGTCCATCCGATCTGCCATCGGACGCTCCATGCGACCTTTTCGAACAGCGAGCTTGGACGCATTGGCGCTGACCGCGAAGCTCTTACGGCCAATCCTGACATCGCGCGGTTTCTGGTGTGGGTAGCGAACAAGGACCCGGATTTTCACGCGCCCACCGCAGCAAGAAAGCGCTAG
- a CDS encoding glycosyltransferase family 2 protein produces the protein MTKLIIQIPCLNEADSLPDTLVALPRRIHGVDKIEILIIDDGSTDGTADVARRFGAHHVVSHRRNRGLAAAFQSGLDAALAAGADIIVNTDADGQYAGEDIAKLVAPIVANEADLVIGDRGVGRNEHFGPIKRRLQRLGSAVVRNLSGTEVTDAVSGFRAISRAAAQRITITTEFSYTTDMLIQAGRKRFKIVSVPIRTNATERPSRLFKSIPQFIMRQLMTMGRAYATYNPLRTFAMIGGTIALIGLLPILRFLALWTMGDGAGHIQSLVLGGALIVLGTLTGLLGVLAELIGANRKLLEAALQRLHRLEDRLEGLGTSPEPSGLTALDHRDAA, from the coding sequence ATGACCAAGCTTATCATCCAGATACCCTGCCTTAACGAGGCTGACAGTCTGCCTGACACACTGGTCGCCCTGCCCCGGCGCATCCACGGCGTAGACAAGATCGAGATACTGATCATCGATGATGGCAGTACCGATGGCACGGCCGACGTGGCGCGACGCTTCGGGGCGCACCATGTTGTCAGCCACCGCCGCAACCGCGGCCTCGCCGCCGCCTTCCAAAGCGGTCTCGACGCTGCCCTTGCCGCTGGCGCCGACATCATCGTCAACACCGATGCCGATGGGCAATACGCTGGTGAGGACATCGCCAAGCTCGTTGCGCCGATTGTCGCAAACGAGGCCGATCTGGTCATCGGTGATCGTGGCGTAGGGCGAAATGAGCATTTCGGACCGATCAAGCGCCGCCTTCAGCGTCTTGGCAGTGCCGTCGTGCGAAACCTCTCGGGCACCGAAGTCACTGATGCTGTCAGCGGCTTCCGTGCGATCAGCCGGGCGGCAGCGCAACGCATCACCATCACCACCGAGTTCAGCTACACGACCGACATGCTGATCCAGGCAGGCCGCAAGCGATTCAAGATCGTGAGCGTGCCGATCCGGACCAATGCCACCGAACGCCCTTCCCGCCTGTTCAAGTCCATTCCGCAGTTCATCATGCGCCAGCTGATGACCATGGGCCGGGCATACGCAACCTACAACCCGCTGCGCACGTTCGCCATGATTGGCGGTACCATTGCGCTTATCGGCCTGCTCCCGATCCTGCGGTTCCTGGCCCTGTGGACCATGGGCGACGGTGCCGGTCACATCCAGTCGCTCGTACTTGGCGGAGCACTGATCGTCCTGGGAACTCTGACAGGACTCCTCGGCGTACTGGCCGAACTCATCGGCGCGAACCGCAAACTCCTTGAAGCGGCACTGCAACGCCTGCACCGGCTGGAAGACCGTCTGGAAGGCCTCGGCACGTCGCCCGAACCATCCGGTCTTACTGCCCTCGACCATCGCGACGCAGCTTGA
- a CDS encoding CpaF family protein, whose amino-acid sequence MSAFGRKNGIAGNTGGGRPSFGVARPMRSGESAAPVPAAPATVPMPMGGDQFPPLPPLDPVDTPVNAASLKADALTRLADRANGVNEGGYQAEGFEASVHKIKEQVLPRLLERVDPEAAATLTKDELSEEFRPIILEVLAELKVTLNRREQFALEKVLIDELLGFGPLEELLNDPDVSDIMVNGPEQTYIEKKGKLQLAPIRFRDESHLFQIAQRIVNQVGRRVDQTTPLADARLKDGSRVNVIVPPLSLRGTAISIRKFSEKPITLDMLRDFGSMSDKMCTALKIAGACRMNIVISGGTGSGKTTMLNALSKMIDPGERVLTIEDAAELRLQQPHWLPLETRPPNLEGQGAITIGDLVKNALRMRPDRIILGEIRGAECFDLLAAMNTGHDGSMCTLHANSPRECLGRMENMILMGDIKIPKEAISRQIAESVDIIVQVKRLRDGSRRTTNITEVIGMEGDVIVTQELFKFEYLDETEDGKIIGEFRPSGLRPYTLEKARQFGFDQAYLEACL is encoded by the coding sequence ATGAGCGCTTTCGGGCGGAAGAACGGTATTGCAGGCAACACCGGTGGGGGTCGCCCCTCGTTTGGTGTCGCACGGCCAATGCGCAGTGGCGAATCTGCAGCGCCGGTGCCTGCCGCACCTGCGACGGTGCCGATGCCCATGGGTGGTGACCAGTTCCCGCCGCTGCCACCGCTCGATCCTGTCGATACTCCAGTCAACGCCGCATCTCTCAAGGCTGACGCCCTAACGCGCCTTGCCGACCGTGCCAATGGCGTGAACGAAGGCGGCTATCAGGCCGAGGGCTTTGAAGCGTCGGTCCACAAGATCAAGGAACAGGTGCTGCCGCGCCTGCTCGAGCGTGTCGATCCGGAAGCGGCTGCCACGCTGACCAAGGACGAGCTTTCGGAAGAATTCCGCCCGATCATCCTGGAAGTGCTGGCCGAACTCAAGGTCACGCTCAACCGGCGCGAGCAGTTCGCGCTGGAAAAGGTGCTGATCGACGAGCTGCTCGGCTTCGGGCCGCTGGAAGAGCTGCTCAACGACCCTGACGTTTCGGACATCATGGTCAATGGCCCTGAACAGACCTACATCGAAAAGAAGGGCAAGCTCCAGCTCGCCCCAATCCGCTTCCGCGACGAAAGCCACCTGTTCCAGATCGCTCAGCGCATCGTCAACCAGGTCGGCCGCCGCGTTGACCAGACGACGCCATTGGCCGACGCCCGCCTCAAGGACGGTAGCCGCGTCAACGTGATCGTTCCGCCGCTGTCACTTCGTGGCACGGCCATCTCGATTCGTAAGTTTTCCGAAAAGCCGATCACGCTCGACATGCTGCGCGATTTCGGTTCGATGTCGGACAAGATGTGCACTGCGCTGAAGATCGCGGGTGCCTGCCGCATGAACATCGTCATCTCGGGCGGTACCGGTTCGGGCAAGACGACCATGCTCAACGCCCTGTCAAAGATGATCGACCCGGGCGAGCGCGTGCTCACCATCGAAGACGCCGCCGAACTTCGTCTGCAGCAGCCGCACTGGCTGCCGCTCGAAACGCGCCCGCCGAACCTTGAAGGCCAGGGCGCAATTACCATCGGAGACCTTGTGAAGAACGCCCTGCGTATGCGTCCTGACCGCATTATCCTGGGCGAAATTCGTGGCGCGGAGTGCTTCGACCTGCTCGCGGCGATGAACACCGGCCACGATGGCTCGATGTGCACGCTTCACGCCAACAGCCCGCGCGAATGCCTAGGCCGTATGGAAAACATGATCCTGATGGGCGACATCAAGATCCCCAAGGAAGCGATCAGCCGCCAGATCGCCGAATCGGTCGACATCATCGTCCAGGTCAAGCGCCTGCGCGACGGTTCGCGCCGCACCACCAACATCACCGAGGTGATCGGGATGGAAGGCGACGTGATCGTGACCCAGGAACTGTTCAAGTTCGAATACCTGGACGAGACCGAAGACGGCAAGATCATCGGCGAATTCCGTCCCTCGGGCCTGCGCCCCTACACGTTGGAAAAGGCGCGCCAGTTCGGCTTCGACCAGGCCTATCTGGAAGCGTGCCTCTGA